One segment of Salmo trutta unplaced genomic scaffold, fSalTru1.1, whole genome shotgun sequence DNA contains the following:
- the LOC115187391 gene encoding E3 ubiquitin-protein ligase RNF38-like — MLGACSVQHLPVPYSFPSLLSSDPPFLLPPPHLSHHPPHLPPPGHFLPFPTQQSRSPLQRIENEVELLGEHLSVGGGFNYPHGGHHPSSLPPSTPLQFLSHHDSLSQELFGVPYPHFMPRRITGRRYRSQQTVPPPPYHPGFLPYFLSMLPVGPTVGPTISLELDVDDGEVENYEALLNLAERLGEAKPRGLTKADIEQLPSYRFNPNNHQSEQTLCVVCMCDFESRQLLRVLPCNHEFHTKCVDKWLKANRTCPICRADASEVQRDSE; from the exons atGCTGGGGGCGTGTTCAGTGCAGCATTTACCTGTGCCCtactcctttccctccctcctctccagtgatccccctttcctcctcccccctccccacctctctcaccaccccccccacctccctccaccTGGACACTTCCTTCCCTTCCCGACACAACAGTCCAGATCG CCGTTGCAGAGGATAGAGAACGAGGTGGAGCTGCTAGGAGAGCACCTGTCTGTGGGAGGGGGGTTTAACTACCCTCATGGAGgacaccacccctcctccctgcccccctccacacccctccagttCCTGTCTCATCACGACTCCCTGTCACAGGAGCTGTTTGGAGTG cCGTACCCCCACTTCATGCCTCGGCGAATCACAGGGCGTCGTTACCGCTCCCAGCAGACCGTTCCCCCGCCCCCCTACCACCCAGGCTTCCTGCCTTACTTCCT gtCAATGCTTCCAGTGGGTCCTACAGTTGGTCCTACCATCAGTCTAGAGTTAGATGTGGatgatggagaggtagagaacTATGAA GCCCTGTTGAACCTAGCAGAGCGTCTGGGCGAGGCTAAACCCAGAGGACTGACCAAGGCTGACATAGAACAGCTTCCCTCCTACCGCTTCAACCCCAACaaccaccagtcagaacagacact GTgcgtggtgtgtatgtgtgacttTGAGTCTCGTCAGCTGCTAAGAGTCCTGCCCTGTAACCATGAGTTCCACACCAAGTGTGTTGACAAGTGGCTGAag gctaaCAGAACGTGTCCTATCTGTCGGGCGGATGCCTCCGAGGTCCAGCGGGATTCTGAATGA